A single region of the Brachypodium distachyon strain Bd21 chromosome 3, Brachypodium_distachyon_v3.0, whole genome shotgun sequence genome encodes:
- the LOC100836162 gene encoding uncharacterized protein LOC100836162 → MVLACLLILSSSGATYAFGIYSTALKSSLGYDQRTLNTLSFFKDLGSNVGILSGLLNEVAPPSAVLAVGAAMNLAGYLMVYLAIARRTAPPPLWLMCAYVCAGANSQSFAGTGALVTCVKSFPGSRGVVLGLLKGYVGLSSGIFTQLYLAIYGDDAKSLVLLIAWLPAAVSVVFLHTVRVTRPRRRGGSDDEEEGAFFCFLYISIAIATYILVMIVVQKQTSFSHAAYSVSATGLLLILFLPLLTVVVRQEYKESLSLREAPTAALQLQVAIASAETCSSCFGGNRRNCFNNMFSPLAKGEDYSILQALVSVDMLLLFLTTICGVGGTLTAIDNMGQIGQSLGYPAKSINTFVSLISIWNYAGRVTAGFASEALLARCRFPRPLMLTLVLLLSCAGHLLIALGVPRSLYAASVILGFCFGAQWPLIYAIISELFGLKYYSTIYNLGALASPVGAYLLNVRVAGQLYDAEAARQHGGTLPGRGDKTCVGVRCFRDSFLIITAATAAGALVSLLLVWRTWSFYKGDIYAKFRNTPPESPSGSDLAQEQRTKEADDGSQQQKG, encoded by the coding sequence ATGGTGCTGGCGTGCCTGCTGATCCTGTCTTCCTCGGGGGCGACGTACGCCTTCGGCATCTACTCCACGGCGCTCAAGTCCTCGCTGGGCTACGACCAGCGCACGCTCAACACGCTCTCCTTCTTCAAGGACCTGGGCAGCAACGTCGGCATCCTCTCGGGCCTCCTCAACGAGGTCGCGCCGCCCTCGGCCGTgctcgccgtcggcgccgccatGAACCTCGCCGGGTACCTCATGGTCTACCTGGCCATCGCCCGTCGCaccgcgcccccgccgctcTGGCTCATGTGCGCCTACGTCTGCGCGGGCGCCAACTCGCAGTCCttcgcgggcacgggcgcgctCGTCACCTGCGTCAAGAGCTTCCCGGGGAGCCGCGGGGTCGTGCTCGGCCTGCTCAAGGGATACGTCGGCCTCAGCAGCGGCATCTTCACGCAGCTTTACCTCGCCATCTACGGGGACGACGCCAAGTCGCTCGTCCTGCTCATCGCCtggctccccgccgccgtctccgtcgTGTTCCTCCACACCGTCCGTGTCACGAGGCCGAGGCGTCGAGGCGGCAGcgatgacgaagaagaaggcgccttcttctgcttcctctACATCTCCATCGCGATCGCCACGTACATCCTCGTCATGATCGTCGTGCAGAAGCAGACCAGCTTCTCGCACGCCGCATACTCTGTTTCGGCCACGGGGCTGCTACTCATCCTCTTTCTCCCCCTGCTCACCGTCGTCGTCCGGCAGGAGTATAAGGAGTCTCTGAGCCTGCGCGAGGCCCCGACAGCGGCCTTGCAATTGCAAGTGGCGATAGCGAGCGCGGAAACATGTTCTTCTTGTTTCGGGGGGAATCGTCGGAATTGCTTCAACAACATGTTCAGCCCGCTGGCCAAGGGGGAGGACTACTCCATCTTGCAGGCGCTGGTAAGCGTCgacatgctgctgctgttcctgACCACCATCTGCGGAGTCGGCGGGACGCTGACGGCGATCGACAACATGGGCCAGATCGGGCAGTCCCTGGGATATCCGGCCAAGAGCATCAACACCTTCGTCTCCCTCATCAGCATATGGAACTACGCCGGCAGGGTCACGGCCGGGTTCGCATCGGAGGCATTGTTGGCGCGGTGCAGATTCCCGCGGCCGCTCATGCTCACGCTGGTGCTCCTCCTTTCCTGCGCCGGCCACCTCCTCATCGCATTGGGCGTCCCGCGCTCGCTCTACGCGGCGTCCGTCATCCTCGGCTTCTGCTTCGGCGCGCAGTGGCCGCTCATCTACGCCATCATCTCCGAGTTGTTCGGGCTCAAGTACTACTCGACCATCTACAACCTGGGTGCCCTGGCTAGCCCCGTCGGGGCGTACCTGCTCAACGTGCGGGTGGCGGGACAGTTGTACGACGCCGAGGCCGCGAGGCAGCACGGCGGAACCTTGCCCGGCCGCGGGGACAAGACGTGCGTGGGGGTGCGCTGCTTCAGGGACTCGTTCCTCATCATAACGGCcgccacggcggccggcgcgctcGTGTCGCTGTTGCTGGTGTGGAGGACGTGGAGCTTCTATAAGGGTGACATATACGCCAAGTTTAGGAACACGCCGCCCGAGTCGCCGTCGGGTAGTGATTTGGCGCAGGAGCAGAGGACAAAAGAGGCAGACGATGGCAGTCAACAGCAAAAGGGCTAG
- the LOC100824410 gene encoding uncharacterized protein LOC100824410, producing the protein MEEGSNYYVVKKGETVAVYKTLNDCQAQICSSVSGPAASAYKGHCWSKEKAEYLSSRGLINASYAISAAELREDLLGALVPCTFQEITGPSSNLTGICNDIGYQPGIHNDIRYQSGEQLVDLNYNASGSGQSQGYSDQEQAFSRLEARPMSSSHLSPNNISYSGAVDAQPVSKQYMVCVIHFDGASKGNPGKSGAGAVLMTEDGRVISRLREGLGVATNNVAEYRGLILGLKYAIKHGFKRIKVYGDSQLVCYQVKGTWQAKKENMMELCKEVRKLQENFISFEVNHVRREWNAEADRQANIALTLASGAVSEERGDVF; encoded by the exons ATGGAAGAAGGCAGCAACTATTATGTTGTCAAGAAAGGGGAGACGGTGGCTGTTTACAAAACATTGAATGATTGTCAGGCACAAATTTGCTCTTCG GTATCTGGTCCTGCTGCAAGTGCCTACAAGGGTCACTGCTGGAGCAAAGAGAAGGCGGAATACCTCTCTTCACGTGGACTGATCAATGCTTCTTATGCAATCAGTGCAGCTGAACTTAGGGAAGATTTATTGGGCGCCCTTGTGCCGTGCACTTTCCAG GAGATTACTGGTCCTAGTTCAAACCTGACAGGCATCTGTAACGATATAGGATATCAGCCTGGTATCCACAATGATATAAGATATCAGTCTGGAGAACAACTCGTGGATCTGAATTAT AATGCTTCTGGATCTGGTCAATCCCAAGGTTACTCGGATCAGGAACAAGCATTTAGCAGGCTG GAAGCCAGACCAATGTCCTCCAGCCATCTCTCGCCAAATAACATCAGCTACAGTGGAGCCGTTGATGCACAACCTGTTTCAAAACAATAT ATGGTATGTGTTATTCACTTTGATGGCGCTTCAAAAGGAAATCCAGGAAAATCTGGTGCTGGGGCTGTACTTATGACTGAAGACGGGAGAGTG ATATCTCGACTTCGTGAAGGTCTTGGTGTTGCTACCAATAATGTTGCCGAGTACCGGGGCCTGATCTTAGGACTGAAATATGCTATCAAGCATGGATTCAAGAGAATCAAAGTGTATGGTGACTCTCAACTAGTTTGTTATCAG GTGAAAGGTACATGGCAAGCAAAGAAGGAGAACATGATGGAATTGTGCAAAGAAGTGAGAAAACTCCAAGAAAACTTCATATCTTTTGAGGTCAACCATGTGCGACGG GAATGGAATGCTGAGGCGGATCGCCAGGCAAACATAGCTCTCACCCTCGCAA GTGGTGCGGTCTCAGAGGAGCGTGGGGACGTCTTCTAA
- the LOC100825121 gene encoding transcription repressor OFP1, producing the protein MSNHRKFRLSHLMPNSWFYKITEMKRPRPPSQSTAAATRSSKRPSNHYCHRATTPKPLPLSQHQSYYTDLQEKEVFPEKLHLSPLHLNPKATDIQFPKDHHHQSPTSRSTAASIEDDKFHGLQLRPIRTRPASTGARCVHRTTITRSVACPSSPRLRSRKLHDQSSSCRVSTGHQRSSAARSFAVLIASRNPSRDFRESMVEMIIENDLRAPNDLEGLLECYLSLNSREYHRVIKEVFEAIWLQIADDSIEV; encoded by the coding sequence ATGAGCAACCATCGCAAGTTCAGGTTATCCCATCTCATGCCGAATTCTTGGTTCTACAAGATCACAGAAATGAAGAGACCCAGGCCACCAAGCCAAAGCACTGCAGCAGCTACAAGGTCCTCCAAGAGACCATCAAACCACTACTGCCATCGAGCCACCACTCCCAAGCCGCTTCCATTATCACAGCACCAATCCTACTACACCGACCTACAAGAGAAGGAAGTGTTCCCGGAGAAGCTGcacctctctcctctccatcTCAACCCAAAGGCAACCGACATCCAATTCCCCAAAGATCACCATCATCAGTCACCAACGTCAAGGAGCACCGCCGCTTCCATCGAAGACGACAAGTTTCACGGCTTGCAACTACGCCCAATTCGCACAAGGCCAGCATCAACCGGCGCAAGATGTGTGCACCGGACCACAATCACAAGAAGCGTTGCATGCCCGAGCTCACCAAGGCTACGGAGTAGAAAGCTGCATGATCAGAGCAGTTCTTGCAGGGTGAGCACCGGTCACCAGAGAAGCAGCGCTGCGAGGAGCTTCGCCGTCTTGATAGCTTCCAGGAACCCGTCCAGGGACTTCCGGGAGAGCATGGTCGAGATGATCATCGAGAACGACTTGCGAGCGCCTAATGATTTGGAGGGCCTCCTTGAGTGCTACCTGTCATTGAACTCAAGGGAGTACCACAGAGTAATCAAGGAGGTGTTCGAGGCAATCTGGCTTCAGATTGCTGATGACAGCATTGAGGTGTGA